From the genome of Vigna angularis cultivar LongXiaoDou No.4 chromosome 11, ASM1680809v1, whole genome shotgun sequence, one region includes:
- the LOC108333575 gene encoding cytokinin dehydrogenase 6 — MSSCRKMRYPSFSLLREYNILFIRGLMVLFLSCLTIRLNFSISSIPSSLKALPLKGHFSFEESDLKHVARDFGNRYQSHPMAVLHPKSVSDIADTIKHIWNLGPASHLTVAARGHGHSLQGQAQSHGGVVINMESLSVPEMKVYAGESPYVDVSGGELWINILHETLRYGLTPRSWTDYLHLTVGGTLSNAGVSGQAFRHGPQISNVQKLEIVTGTGEVVNCSEEQNGDLFHSVLGGLGQFGIITKARIFLEPAPTMVKWIRVLYADFTAFTRDQEKLIFAEKAFDYVEGFVIINRTGLLNNWRSSFNPQDPVQASKFKSDGRTLFCLELAKYYNLEETLVVNQEVEKHLSHLNHIPSTLFLTEVTYVDFLDRVHISEVKLRSKGLWDVPHPWLNLFIPKTKIHHFAEVVFGNIVTETSNGPVLIYPVNKSKWDNRSSVVIPDEDIFYLVAFLASAVPSSNGSDGLEHILSQNKKILEYCERADLGVKQYLPHYTTQEAWRVHFGSRWQIFQQRKSLYDPLAILAPGQQIFQKSITFS; from the exons ATGTCTTCGTGCAGAAAAATGAGATATCCCTCGTTTAGCCTCCTCAGAGAATACAACATTCTCTTCATAAGAGGCCTCATGGTTTTGTTCCTCAGTTGCTTAACCATTAGGCTTAATTTCTCTATTTCCAGCATACCCTCTTCACTCAAAGCACTTCCCTTGAAAGGACACTTCAGTTTTGAAGAATCTGACCTTAAACATGTAGCCAGGGACTTTGGCAACAGGTACCAGTCTCACCCTATGGCAGTGCTGCATCCAAAATCAGTTTCTGACATTGCAGACACCATAAAGCATATCTGGAACTTGGGGCCTGCTTCTCATCTCACTGTTGCAGCCAGAGGCCATGGCCACTCACTCCAGGGCCAGGCACAGTCTCATGGAGGAGTTGTGATCAACATGGAGTCACTCAGTGTCCCAGAAATGAAGGTGTATGCAGGAGAATCTCCTTATGTGGATGTCTCGGGAGGAGAACTGTGGATTAACATCTTGCATGAGACACTAAGGTATGGATTGACACCAAGATCATGGACAGACTACTTACATCTCACAGTTGGTGGCACTTTATCCAACGCTGGTGTAAGTGGCCAGGCATTTAGGCATGGTCCCCAGATAAGTAATGTTCAGAAGCTGGAGATTGTTACAG GAACAGGAGAGGTGGTAAACTGTTCTGAGGAGCAGAATGGTGACCTCTTTCACAGTGTACTTGGAGGGCTAGGTCAGTTTGGCATTATAACAAAGGCAAGAATATTCCTGGAACCTGCACCTACCATG GTAAAATGGATCAGGGTGCTGTATGCAGATTTCACAGCATTCACTAGAGACCAAGAGAAACTGATATTTGCAGAAAAAGCTTTTGATTATGTTGAAGGATTTGTGATAATAAACAGAACCGGTCTGCTAAATAACTGGAGATCATCCTTCAACCCACAAGACCCAGTTCAAGCTAGCAAGTTCAAGTCAGATGGAAGAACTCTCTTCTGCCTTGAATTGGCCAAATACTACAATCTGGAAGAAACCCTTGTGGTGAATCAG GAAGTTGAGAAACATTTGTCCCACTTGAACCATATCCCATCAACACTTTTCCTAACAGAAGTCACATATGTAGATTTTCTAGACAGGGTGCATATCTCAGAGGTCAAGTTGCGTTCAAAAGGCTTGTGGGATGTTCCCCACCCATGGCTCAATCTTTTTATACCCAAAACCAAAATACACCATTTTGCAGAGGTTGTCTTTGGGAACATCGTAACAGAAACCAGCAACGGCCCTGTCCTTATCTACCCAGTAAATAAATCAAA ATGGGACAACAGAAGTTCTGTTGTTATACCAGATGAAGATATTTTCTACTTGGTGGCATTTCTTGCCTCTGCAGTGCCCTCTTCCAATGGTTCTGATGGGCTTGAACACATTCTGAGTCAGAACAAAAAAATCTTAGAGTATTGTGAAAGAGCTGATCTTGGAGTAAAGCAATACTTGCCACACTACACTACACAGGAAGCATGGAGGGTGCACTTTGGTTCTCGGTGGCAGATTTTCCAGCAAAGAAAATCACTTTATGACCCTTTGGCTATACTTGCCCCAGGccaacaaatttttcaaaaatcaataaCCTTCTCATGA
- the LOC108333340 gene encoding protein IQ-DOMAIN 11, with protein MAKKGWLSMIKKLFLWGAQSSQTKKEKRRVWIFGRVKTKRLPSITAPPPSKETRLSEAEEEHGKHALTVAIASAAAAEAAITAAQVAVEVVRLQSAHQQLNEKQQQLQPVKTRHDAPHSTHHCQRKMEEASAIKIQTAFRGYLSRKALRALKGIVKLQAIIRGRAVRRQALCTLKCLESIVSIQSHVFARRLQMVEGRWDCGEHEDMEGSRDKIIRMDSNSERRWDDSILLKEEVDASCMNKKEAVVKRERVKEYTFNHRKSAESERDKINGRWRYWMEQWVDTQLSKSKELEDLVSVFSSHHSRPGEESGRRELKLRNNQRQNQVEGLDSPAVSSRNTFPHRSQTSEAEDHSFPSSPAIPTYMAATKSTQAKARSTSSPRARLGGNFDMNSDSYSPCKKKLPLVSSINQQRSPSLKGLPRPLKLSQTLRDLSINSDCSVPI; from the exons ATGGCTAAGAAGGGTTGGTTAAGCATGATTAAGAAGCTCTTTTTATGGGGGGCACAGTCCTCACAAACGAAG aaggaaaaaagaagggTTTGGATATTTGGGAGGGTTAAGACCAAGAGGTTGCCTTCAATTACAGCACCACCACCCTCAAAAGAAACAAGACTAAGTGAAGCTGAAGAAGAACACGGCAAGCATGCTTTAACAGTGGCCATTGcttctgctgctgctgctgaAGCTGCTATCACTGCTGCTCAGGTTGCTGTTGAGGTTGTCAGGCTCCAATCAGCTCATcaacaacttaatgaaaaacaaCAACAGCTTCAACCTGTTAAAACCAGACATGATGCTCCTCATTCCACACACCACTGCCagaggaagatggaagaagCTTCAGCCATCAAAATTCAAACAGCATTCAGAGGTTATCTA TCAAGGAAAGCTCTAAGAGCATTGAagggaatagtgaagcttcaaGCTATCATTCGTGGAAGAGCTGTGAGACGCCAAGCTTTGTGCACTCTGAAGTGCTTGGAGTCCATAGTGAGTATCCAGTCACATGTCTTTGCAAGGAGACTTCAAATGGTTGAAGGAAGATGGGATTGTGGTGAACATGAAGATATGGAAGGTTCAAGAGACAAGATAATAAGG aTGGACTCAAACAGTGAGAGAAGGTGGGATGACAGCATTTTGTTGAAGGAAGAGGTAGATGCCTCTTGCATGAACAAGAAAGAAGCAGTTGTTAAGAGAGAAAGAGTAAAAGAATATACCTTCAACCACAGA AAGTCAGCTGAATCagaaagagataaaataaaTGGAAGATGGAGGTACTGGATGGAACAGTGGGTAGACACACAACTTTCCAAGAGTAAAGAACTTGAAGATTTAGTCTCAGTTTTCAGCTCACATCACTCTAGACCAGGGGAGGAAAGTGGAAGGAGAGAACTAAAACTCAGAAATAATCAGAGACAGAATCAGGTTGAAGGATTAGATTCTCCAGCAGTTTCTTCAAGGAACACATTTCCTCACAGGAGCCAGACTTCAGAGGCAGAAGATCACTCATTCCCAAGCTCACCTGCAATTCCTACATATATGGCTGCAACAAAATCAACACAAGCAAAAGCAAGATCAACAAGCTCCCCAAGAGCAAGGTTAGGAGGGAATTTTGACATGAACTCTGATAGCTATTCACCATGCAAGAAAAAGTTACCACTTGTGTCTTCTATTAATCAGCAAAGATCTCCTAGCTTAAAGGGCCTTCCTAGACCTCTGAAGTTAAGTCAGACATTGAGGGATCTCAGCATTAACTCTGATTGCTCTGTGCCAATTTGA